From Anopheles darlingi chromosome 2, idAnoDarlMG_H_01, whole genome shotgun sequence, the proteins below share one genomic window:
- the LOC125949811 gene encoding nuclear receptor coactivator 2 isoform X4 translates to MRSTCFAPLGLLGPCELPLPDQWLIHTQLAPSTPQASFFSSQSLGGGGGLVSGLSAATLPLQQHSSSGGVTGTSNGGVGVGGNGGGILLQQQQSPANQHQISSTPSQPSNASAATTAGSAAPSAQQLQSQSKIMNVVVPTVACPPNASKKIRRKPDTKPQSQINKCNNEKRRRELENEYIEQLGEFLQIKRDMTSCKPDKAAILSEVVRTFRHMLEQGNPNLTGSRCSKCSPDCSASCKLHPVQQGEVSSTEPPLPEPSVNGHSPEKSAYFEAVQHYISNVGWALLEINSEGVIECATENVRDVLHYSRTELHGQSIYSYLHTGDHSKLSPILNKNSFELNWDQNEMFYQTPKRTIRTKIRWLLRAPEGANETIEQKQQRLEKYKDLLIISAPVKDDTEESSSVLCLITLPEDDQATIETTSTMPQTLDEQLTLKLDTNGNIIKYDATTLRKQFAGNLTKETIRSIYDICHYQDRPRLSDHLGNVRTANGTPLELTYRMRLGGPDVYVHVRAQSKLFCCSKPNESDFIMAICTVLTESEVALLSDSGGAGGPSFVMGGGTGGTGNPTSSSSLGLLMASTSSNTGTGGLNNGGNDVVSRHLAQITQGVSTMGGPLMSGVLNGGSGGGTVGSGLGNSSGNMLGGTGSMGGTGTGASSIGGPGMGGADLGSVGAQGTGGLGSTIGSIVSPRSNPNTSTTPSMLCPPSSDSSSFFNTDFDIEFPHSTFDMEAVGVGWDSRPDSRTSVTPVSTPRPPSVSAYSPAAAPMCPSPMTPYYSGNTMGGMPSPSSNIGTNGGGATPGGGVGGGLVNPNMTLNNNNSNTNNNNNNTGSPFGGNVFQFPFEDSKDKLQDLQHQQHHQQQHMSPMSQHQPGLQSQQQMVQRQHQQQHLQQQQQQQQHHQQPQPPSSNSHDSERLRNLLTTKRPHSNASSSSGLDLDHDHRNPNRILKDEPKDHNPPQLNHEELIQMLRVQSNDRKRPSAEPDEGSAVKRSDNRPLRERNKMLASLLANPSKAPMQMPNMQNMPLNRIIPDIPSSGLARQLANVSSSTAPNQTLNNNNLTTSNNNLKHVQLNQMRMQQQQQQPQMRKVAMPSQSQQQQPPTSSDIYLNHQQQQLHHHHPQQQQQQQQQQQQQQQVQHHSQQQQHHPQQHHAQQAALLQQQQMLAAQRQQNFSPAIQDSGIGSAGSGGSYAASTPATSTQLASEWDPELNEILNHVIEIAPEGDFPESELNSILGLRPIESSSASTVVPSPSSQPDIHEKLAINAIQKSLMQYENVSSPMQPQQQQQQQQQQQQQQQQQQQHQAQFSGSPPAYPMHAMGGPGGASGTGTGPTMNPTGGGPGAGSGSGAGALGSTVGSIGSVGTSGGTMQQQQQQSQAGPNPNFTPPPVYPQRMRIPGGGQGSGGQLGNGNPGVTPNMIAMQKLHQRERILQEQQRTRLLQQQQKQHMVVPSNPTATSDLGPPNVALARANSVPDSQLSPGFSTSLMQQQLSPSQRAQLSPQQAGFQGNPFNNNPGHRLSPQLPQMMPGFGNAGGNVNQQLSPRPPPFGGTGSGGGQAINPPNVIAPGQSQQQQQQQQQQQQQQQQQQQWQQNAARLSIQQQNPMLNAQLSSVGGFNSAPNRQFVGPAQRQQRNTLNSPGSARQQQQQQQQQQQGAFGAGMVDGGGFPGPPSPSPVGVSAPNFANTVFANQQQMRLQRQGSVPAPQATQHLPGGSPRSAYGGHGGPGPDATGYGGMMFGGNAAAMQQHTATSPGDFFNRGGPTGLNGGMIGGVGGSMGSGAGGLSNGSSSNSNGIQQHQQHHHQQQQQQQQHQLQQQQQHHQQLGLNQSELIRQELRAVVSGRAQRPSPHSRSSPMGLSPLAGMPLHSLCNDGSGSVSIGNSSNGGGGVHTINNTMSTSMLSGNGSSNISNSSGGSSGGGVVSNGGSLTISSSLMGTAAGGGGGGGAGGGGSRMNHSSNQQQSRASSEALGGVGGNSSNNSNAASSPEYEDPSMLFNYHFAPKEFFGGNTSR, encoded by the exons gCTTGGCCCATGTGAACTACCACTGCCGGACCAGTGGCTCATCCATACACAGCTTGCACCGTCAACACCACAAGCCTCGTTCTTCTCTTCGCAAAGTttgggtggtggcggtggactcGTCAGTGGactgtcagcagcaacactgccGTTACAGCAACATTCCTCCAGTGGAGGTGTCACCGGTACTAGCAACGGAGGTGTCGGCGTCGGCGGAAACGGTGGCGGCATCCtcctacaacagcagcagtctccTGCGAATCAGCATCAGATCAGCAGCACACCGTCACAGCCGTCGAACGCATCGGCCGCAACCACAGCTggatcagcagcaccgtcagcgCAACAACTGCAGAGTCAGTCAAAAATAATGAATGTCGTCGTACCAACTGTGGCCTGTCCGCCTAACGCATCGAAAAAGATTCGCCGAAAGCCAGACACTAAG CCACAGTCGCAGATTAATAAGTGCAACAACGAGAAGCGTCGCCGAGAGCTAGAAAATGAATATATTGAACAACTCGGCGAGTTCCTGCAGATTAAGCGGGATATGACCTCCTGCAAACCAGACAAAGCGGCGATACTAAGTGAAGTTGTGCGAACG TTTCGTCATATGCTCGAGCAAGGAAACCCGAATCTTACTGGTTCGCGGTGCTCCAAATGCTCACCGGATTGTTCCGCTTCCTGCAAACTGCACCCGGTGCAACAGGGGGAGGTGTCGTCCACTGAACCGCCGCTACCGGAACCATCGGTAAACGGCCACTCGCCGGAAAAGTCGGCCTACTTCGAGGCAGTGCAACACTACATCTCGAACGTTGGCTGGGCCCTGCTCGAGATCAACTCGGAGGGCGTAATCGAATGTGCCACGGAGAACGTCCGCGACGTACTGCACTACTCGCGCACGGAGCTTCACGGACAGTCTATCTATTCGTACCTGCACACTGGTGATCATTCAAAGCTGAGTCCTATTTTAAATAAGAATTCGTTTGAGTTAAACTGGGATCAAAATGAG ATGTTCTACCAGACGCCAAAGCGTACCATACGGACGAAGATTCGTTGGTTACTGAGGGCGCCGGAAGGGGCGAACGAAACAATcgagcaaaagcagcagcgtCTGGAGAAGTACAAGGACCTGCTCATCATCTCCGCGCCTGTCAAGGATGATACGGAGGAATCGTCCTCGGTACTCTGTCTAATTACGCTACCCGAGGACGATCAGGCAACAATcgaaaccaccagcacgaTGCCACAAACACTCGACGAACAGCTAACACTGAAGCTGGACACTAACGGAAACATTATCA AATACGATGCAACGACACTAAGGAAACAGTTTGCAGGAAATCTTACCAAAGAGACTATACGGTCAATATACGATATCTGCCACTATCAGGACCGTCCACGGTTGAGCGACCATCTCGGCAACGTCCGAACGGCCAACGGGACGCCACTGGAGCTGACGTACCGTATGCGTCTCGGTGGTCCGGACGTGTACGTGCACGTGAGGGCCCAGTCGAAGCTATTCTGCTGCTCGAAACCCAATGAATCGGACTTCATCATGGCCATCTGTACGGTGCTGACCGAGAGTGAAGTGGCCCTCCTCTCGGACAGCGGCGGTGCCGGGGGTCCATCGTTCGTGATGGGTGGTGGCACTGGTGGCACCGGCAATCctacctcctcctcatccctcGGTCTGCTAATGGCAAGCACGAGCAGTAACACCGGGACGGGCGGTCTTAACAACGGTGGCAATGATGTCGTTTCACGGCATCTTGCCCAGATCACGCAGGGAGTCAGCACCATGGGTGGACCACTCATGTCGGGCGTCCTgaatggtggcagtggtggcggtACCGTCGGTAGTGGCCTTGGAAATTCCTCCGGAAATATGCTCGGCGGTACGGGCTCAATGGGAGGAACTGGCACCGGTGCATCCAGTATCGGTGGTCCCGGAATGGGTGGTGCCGATCTGGGATCGGTGGGTGCTCAGGGTACGGGTGGCCTCGGCTCAACGATTGGTTCGATCGTTTCGCCACGTAGCAAtccaaacaccagcaccacgccCTCGATGCTCTGTCCACCCTCCTCGGATAGTAGCAGCTTCTTCAATACGGACTTTGACATCGAatttccacattccacattcGATATGGAAGCGGTCGGGGTTGGGTGGGACTCACGACCCGATTCCCGTACGAGCGTAACACCGGTCAGTACGCCACGGCCACCGTCCGTCAGTGCGTACAGTCCGGCGGCCGCCCCCATGTGTCCCTCACCAATGACGCCGTATTACTCCGGCAATACGATGGGTGGTATGCCGTCACCATCGAGTAATATTGGCACGAACGGCGGTGGCGCTACGCCGGGAggtggagtaggaggagggCTCGTTAATCCAAACATGACGCtgaacaacaataacagcaacacgaacaataacaacaacaatacggGATCGCCATTTGGTGGAAACGTTTTCCAATTCCCGTTCGAGGACAGCAAAGACAAGCTGCAAgatttgcagcatcagcaacaccatcagcagcagcatatgtcGCCAATGTCGCAGCACCAGCCAGGGCTACAATCGCAACAGCAGATGGTACAGCgtcagcatcaacaacaacaccttcagcagcagcaacagcagcaacaacaccatcagcaacctcagccaccatcatcgaatTCACACGATTCTGAGCGATTACGGAACTTGCTTACAACCAAGCGACCTCACTCAAAtgcctcgtcctcgtccggcCTGGATCTGGACCATGATCATCGGAATCCCAATCGAATTCTAAAG GACGAACCGAAGGACCATAATCCACCGCAGCTAAACCACGAGGAGCTGATACAGATGCTACGAGTGCAGAGTAACGATCGGAAGCGGCCTTCAGCCGAGCCGGATGAGGGTTCCGCGGTCAAGCGCTCGGACAATCGGCCGCTGCGCGAGCGGAACAAAATGCTGGCCTCGCTGCTGGCGAACCCGTCCAAAGCACCGATGCAAATGCCCAACATGCAGAACATGCCCTTGAATCGCATCATCCCCGACATCCCGAGCTCCGGTCTGGCGCGGCAGCTGGCGAATGTGTCGAGCTCGACCGCACCGAACCAAACACTTAACAACAATAACCTTACGACGAGCAACAATAATCTAAAACATGTACAACTGAACCAAATGcgcatgcagcaacagcaacagcagccgcagatGCGCAAAGTGGCCATGCCTTCtcaatcgcaacagcagcagcctccaaCGTCCTCCGATATCTACCtcaatcatcagcaacagcagcttcaccaccatcatccgcagcagcaacagcagcagcagcagcagcagcagcagcagcagcaggtacagCATCActcccagcaacagcaacatcatccacAGCAACACCATGCGCAACAAGCGgcactgttgcagcagcagcaaatgttgGCCGCCCAGCGGCAGCAAAACTTTTCACCAGCGATCCAGGATTCCGGCATTGGTTCGGCCGGAAGTGGTGGTTCATACGCTGCCTCGACTCCCGCTACCTCTACCCAGCTCGCATCCGAGTGGGATCCGGAGCTGAACGAAATACTTAACCACGTTATCGAGATTGCACCGGAAGGAGACTTCCCCGAGAGTGAACTCAACAGTATCTTAG GCTTAAGACCGATCGAATCGTCGTCCGCGTCAACGGTGGTGCCGTCACCGTCCAGTCAGCCAGATATTCACGAGAAGCTGGCCATCAACGCCATCCAGAAGTCGTTGATGCAGTACGAAAACGTTAGCTCTCCGatgcagccacagcagcagcagcagcaacagcaacaacagcaacaacagcaacaacagcagcagcagcatcaggctCAGTTCAGTGGAAGCCCACCGGCCTACCCAATGCATGCCATGGGCGGtcctggtggtgctagtggtacTGGCACAGGACCAACCATGAACCCCACTGGAGGAGGACCAGGTgccggttctggttctggtgcaGGTGCTTTGGGTAGCACCGTTGGTTCGATTGGCTCCGTTGGCACTTCTGGTGGTactatgcagcagcagcagcaacagtctcAAGCAGGACCGAACCCGAACTTTACACCTCCTCCCGTATATCCGCAACGAATGCGAATACCCGGAGGTGGTCAGGGTAGCGGTGGACAACTCGGCAATGGCAATCCCGGTGTCACACCCAACATGATCGCTATGCAGAAGCTGCACCAAAGGGAACGGATActgcaggaacagcagcgcaCCCGActgttgcaacagcagcagaaacaacacATGGTGGTACCGTCCAATCCGACGGCGACCTCAGATTTAGGTC CACCAAATGTGGCGTTGGCGCGAGCGAACAGCGTACCAGACTCACAGCTAAGTCCTGGTTTCTCAACGAGTttgatgcagcaacagctcagTCCTAGCCAACGGGCTCAACTAAGTCCGCAACAAGCAG GATTCCAAGGTAATCCGTTCAACAACAACCCAGGTCATCGGCTATCGCCCCAGCTGCCACAGATGATGCCCGGATTCGGTAATGCTGGCGGAAATGTCAATCAGCAGCTCTcaccgagaccaccaccattcggtgggactggtagtggtggcggacAAGCGATTAACCCACCGAACGTTATTGCACCCGGCCaatcccaacaacagcaacagcagcagcagcaacaacagcagcagcagcaacagcaacagcaatggcaACAGAATGCTGCAAGGCTTTCGATTCAACAGCAAAATCCGATGCTCAATGCCCAGCTTTCG TCCGTTGGTGGATTCAATTCGGCACCGAACCGACAGTTTGTGGGTCCGGCGCAACGCCAGCAAAGAAACACGTTAAACAGTCCCGGCAGtgcgcgacagcagcagcagcaacagcagcagcaacaacagggcGCATTCGGTGCAggaatggtggatggtggaggtTTCCCCGGACCACCTAGCCCTTCGCCTGTTGGTGTGTCCGCACCGAACTTTGCCAATACCGTATTCgctaaccagcagcagatgaggCTTCAACGGCAGGGCAGCGTACCAGCGCCTCAAGCTACCCAGCACTTGCCAG GAGGATCGCCCCGTTCCGCGTACGGTGGACACGGTGGGCCCGGTCCAGATGCCACCGGTTACGGCGGTATGATGTTCGGCGGTAATGCGGccgcgatgcagcagcacacggcgACCTCGCCAGGCGATTTCTTCAATCGCGGCGGCCCTACTG GTCTCAACGGTGGTATGATCGGTGGTGTAGGAGGTAGTATGGGTAGTGGTGCAGGAGGGCTAAGCAATGGTTCTAGCTCCAACTCCAATGGTatccaacagcaccaacagcaccaccaccaacagcaacagcagcagcagcagcatcaactgcagcaacagcagcaacatcaccaacagcTAGGTCTTAATCAATCTGAGCTGATACGGCAAGAGCTGCGTGCCGTTGTAAGTGGGCGAGCGCAAAGGCCTAGCCcacacagcaggagcagcccGATGGGCCTGTCGCCTCTCGCTGGAATGCCCTTACATTCCCTGTGTAACGACGGCAGCGGAAGCGTGAGCATTGGCAATAGCAGCaacggaggtggtggtgtccacACGATCAACAACACAATGTCGACGAGTATGCTGAGTGGCAATGGTTCATCTAATATTAGCAATAGtagcggtggtagtagtggtggtggtgtcgttaGCAATGGTGGCAGCCTAACCATCAGCAGTAGCCTAATGGGtacggctgctggtggtggtggtggaggtggtgctggtggcggcggtagtCGAATGaaccacagcagcaatcagcagcagagcagagcatcaTCGGAGGctctcggtggtgttggtggtaatAGCAGTAATAACAGCAACGCTGCCAGCTCACCCGAGTACGAAGATCCATCGATGCTGTTCAATTATCATTTTGCACCGAAAG AATTTTTTGGTGGAAACACGAGTCGGTGA
- the LOC125949811 gene encoding nuclear receptor coactivator 2 isoform X7 has protein sequence MRSTCFAPLGLLGPCELPLPDQWLIHTQLAPSTPQASFFSSQSLGGGGGLVSGLSAATLPLQQHSSSGGVTGTSNGGVGVGGNGGGILLQQQQSPANQHQISSTPSQPSNASAATTAGSAAPSAQQLQSQSKIMNVVVPTVACPPNASKKIRRKPDTKPQSQINKCNNEKRRRELENEYIEQLGEFLQIKRDMTSCKPDKAAILSEVVRTFRHMLEQGNPNLTGSRCSKCSPDCSASCKLHPVQQGEVSSTEPPLPEPSVNGHSPEKSAYFEAVQHYISNVGWALLEINSEGVIECATENVRDVLHYSRTELHGQSIYSYLHTGDHSKLSPILNKNSFELNWDQNEMFYQTPKRTIRTKIRWLLRAPEGANETIEQKQQRLEKYKDLLIISAPVKDDTEESSSVLCLITLPEDDQATIETTSTMPQTLDEQLTLKLDTNGNIIKYDATTLRKQFAGNLTKETIRSIYDICHYQDRPRLSDHLGNVRTANGTPLELTYRMRLGGPDVYVHVRAQSKLFCCSKPNESDFIMAICTVLTESEVALLSDSGGAGGPSFVMGGGTGGTGNPTSSSSLGLLMASTSSNTGTGGLNNGGNDVVSRHLAQITQGVSTMGGPLMSGVLNGGSGGGTVGSGLGNSSGNMLGGTGSMGGTGTGASSIGGPGMGGADLGSVGAQGTGGLGSTIGSIVSPRSNPNTSTTPSMLCPPSSDSSSFFNTDFDIEFPHSTFDMEAVGVGWDSRPDSRTSVTPVSTPRPPSVSAYSPAAAPMCPSPMTPYYSGNTMGGMPSPSSNIGTNGGGATPGGGVGGGLVNPNMTLNNNNSNTNNNNNNTGSPFGGNVFQFPFEDSKDKLQDLQHQQHHQQQHMSPMSQHQPGLQSQQQMVQRQHQQQHLQQQQQQQQHHQQPQPPSSNSHDSERLRNLLTTKRPHSNASSSSGLDLDHDHRNPNRILKLLNDKSDDDDCDTRNRQGPSELLKQLQKVKDEPKDHNPPQLNHEELIQMLRVQSNDRKRPSAEPDEGSAVKRSDNRPLRERNKMLASLLANPSKAPMQMPNMQNMPLNRIIPDIPSSGLARQLANVSSSTAPNQTLNNNNLTTSNNNLKHVQLNQMRMQQQQQQPQMRKVAMPSQSQQQQPPTSSDIYLNHQQQQLHHHHPQQQQQQQQQQQQQQQVQHHSQQQQHHPQQHHAQQAALLQQQQMLAAQRQQNFSPAIQDSGIGSAGSGGSYAASTPATSTQLASEWDPELNEILNHVIEIAPEGDFPESELNSILGLRPIESSSASTVVPSPSSQPDIHEKLAINAIQKSLMQYENVSSPMQPQQQQQQQQQQQQQQQQQQQHQAQFSGSPPAYPMHAMGGPGGASGTGTGPTMNPTGGGPGAGSGSGAGALGSTVGSIGSVGTSGGTMQQQQQQSQAGPNPNFTPPPVYPQRMRIPGGGQGSGGQLGNGNPGVTPNMIAMQKLHQRERILQEQQRTRLLQQQQKQHMVVPSNPTATSDLGPPNVALARANSVPDSQLSPGFSTSLMQQQLSPSQRAQLSPQQAGFQGNPFNNNPGHRLSPQLPQMMPGFGNAGGNVNQQLSPRPPPFGGTGSGGGQAINPPNVIAPGQSQQQQQQQQQQQQQQQQQQQWQQNAARLSIQQQNPMLNAQLSSVGGFNSAPNRQFVGPAQRQQRNTLNSPGSARQQQQQQQQQQQGAFGAGMVDGGGFPGPPSPSPVGVSAPNFANTVFANQQQMRLQRQGSVPAPQATQHLPEFFGGNTSR, from the exons gCTTGGCCCATGTGAACTACCACTGCCGGACCAGTGGCTCATCCATACACAGCTTGCACCGTCAACACCACAAGCCTCGTTCTTCTCTTCGCAAAGTttgggtggtggcggtggactcGTCAGTGGactgtcagcagcaacactgccGTTACAGCAACATTCCTCCAGTGGAGGTGTCACCGGTACTAGCAACGGAGGTGTCGGCGTCGGCGGAAACGGTGGCGGCATCCtcctacaacagcagcagtctccTGCGAATCAGCATCAGATCAGCAGCACACCGTCACAGCCGTCGAACGCATCGGCCGCAACCACAGCTggatcagcagcaccgtcagcgCAACAACTGCAGAGTCAGTCAAAAATAATGAATGTCGTCGTACCAACTGTGGCCTGTCCGCCTAACGCATCGAAAAAGATTCGCCGAAAGCCAGACACTAAG CCACAGTCGCAGATTAATAAGTGCAACAACGAGAAGCGTCGCCGAGAGCTAGAAAATGAATATATTGAACAACTCGGCGAGTTCCTGCAGATTAAGCGGGATATGACCTCCTGCAAACCAGACAAAGCGGCGATACTAAGTGAAGTTGTGCGAACG TTTCGTCATATGCTCGAGCAAGGAAACCCGAATCTTACTGGTTCGCGGTGCTCCAAATGCTCACCGGATTGTTCCGCTTCCTGCAAACTGCACCCGGTGCAACAGGGGGAGGTGTCGTCCACTGAACCGCCGCTACCGGAACCATCGGTAAACGGCCACTCGCCGGAAAAGTCGGCCTACTTCGAGGCAGTGCAACACTACATCTCGAACGTTGGCTGGGCCCTGCTCGAGATCAACTCGGAGGGCGTAATCGAATGTGCCACGGAGAACGTCCGCGACGTACTGCACTACTCGCGCACGGAGCTTCACGGACAGTCTATCTATTCGTACCTGCACACTGGTGATCATTCAAAGCTGAGTCCTATTTTAAATAAGAATTCGTTTGAGTTAAACTGGGATCAAAATGAG ATGTTCTACCAGACGCCAAAGCGTACCATACGGACGAAGATTCGTTGGTTACTGAGGGCGCCGGAAGGGGCGAACGAAACAATcgagcaaaagcagcagcgtCTGGAGAAGTACAAGGACCTGCTCATCATCTCCGCGCCTGTCAAGGATGATACGGAGGAATCGTCCTCGGTACTCTGTCTAATTACGCTACCCGAGGACGATCAGGCAACAATcgaaaccaccagcacgaTGCCACAAACACTCGACGAACAGCTAACACTGAAGCTGGACACTAACGGAAACATTATCA AATACGATGCAACGACACTAAGGAAACAGTTTGCAGGAAATCTTACCAAAGAGACTATACGGTCAATATACGATATCTGCCACTATCAGGACCGTCCACGGTTGAGCGACCATCTCGGCAACGTCCGAACGGCCAACGGGACGCCACTGGAGCTGACGTACCGTATGCGTCTCGGTGGTCCGGACGTGTACGTGCACGTGAGGGCCCAGTCGAAGCTATTCTGCTGCTCGAAACCCAATGAATCGGACTTCATCATGGCCATCTGTACGGTGCTGACCGAGAGTGAAGTGGCCCTCCTCTCGGACAGCGGCGGTGCCGGGGGTCCATCGTTCGTGATGGGTGGTGGCACTGGTGGCACCGGCAATCctacctcctcctcatccctcGGTCTGCTAATGGCAAGCACGAGCAGTAACACCGGGACGGGCGGTCTTAACAACGGTGGCAATGATGTCGTTTCACGGCATCTTGCCCAGATCACGCAGGGAGTCAGCACCATGGGTGGACCACTCATGTCGGGCGTCCTgaatggtggcagtggtggcggtACCGTCGGTAGTGGCCTTGGAAATTCCTCCGGAAATATGCTCGGCGGTACGGGCTCAATGGGAGGAACTGGCACCGGTGCATCCAGTATCGGTGGTCCCGGAATGGGTGGTGCCGATCTGGGATCGGTGGGTGCTCAGGGTACGGGTGGCCTCGGCTCAACGATTGGTTCGATCGTTTCGCCACGTAGCAAtccaaacaccagcaccacgccCTCGATGCTCTGTCCACCCTCCTCGGATAGTAGCAGCTTCTTCAATACGGACTTTGACATCGAatttccacattccacattcGATATGGAAGCGGTCGGGGTTGGGTGGGACTCACGACCCGATTCCCGTACGAGCGTAACACCGGTCAGTACGCCACGGCCACCGTCCGTCAGTGCGTACAGTCCGGCGGCCGCCCCCATGTGTCCCTCACCAATGACGCCGTATTACTCCGGCAATACGATGGGTGGTATGCCGTCACCATCGAGTAATATTGGCACGAACGGCGGTGGCGCTACGCCGGGAggtggagtaggaggagggCTCGTTAATCCAAACATGACGCtgaacaacaataacagcaacacgaacaataacaacaacaatacggGATCGCCATTTGGTGGAAACGTTTTCCAATTCCCGTTCGAGGACAGCAAAGACAAGCTGCAAgatttgcagcatcagcaacaccatcagcagcagcatatgtcGCCAATGTCGCAGCACCAGCCAGGGCTACAATCGCAACAGCAGATGGTACAGCgtcagcatcaacaacaacaccttcagcagcagcaacagcagcaacaacaccatcagcaacctcagccaccatcatcgaatTCACACGATTCTGAGCGATTACGGAACTTGCTTACAACCAAGCGACCTCACTCAAAtgcctcgtcctcgtccggcCTGGATCTGGACCATGATCATCGGAATCCCAATCGAATTCTAAAG CTGCTCAACGATAAgagtgatgatgacgattgtgACACCCGCAACCGACAAGGTCCCAGCGAACTGCTCAAGCAACTGCAGAAGGTGAAA GACGAACCGAAGGACCATAATCCACCGCAGCTAAACCACGAGGAGCTGATACAGATGCTACGAGTGCAGAGTAACGATCGGAAGCGGCCTTCAGCCGAGCCGGATGAGGGTTCCGCGGTCAAGCGCTCGGACAATCGGCCGCTGCGCGAGCGGAACAAAATGCTGGCCTCGCTGCTGGCGAACCCGTCCAAAGCACCGATGCAAATGCCCAACATGCAGAACATGCCCTTGAATCGCATCATCCCCGACATCCCGAGCTCCGGTCTGGCGCGGCAGCTGGCGAATGTGTCGAGCTCGACCGCACCGAACCAAACACTTAACAACAATAACCTTACGACGAGCAACAATAATCTAAAACATGTACAACTGAACCAAATGcgcatgcagcaacagcaacagcagccgcagatGCGCAAAGTGGCCATGCCTTCtcaatcgcaacagcagcagcctccaaCGTCCTCCGATATCTACCtcaatcatcagcaacagcagcttcaccaccatcatccgcagcagcaacagcagcagcagcagcagcagcagcagcagcagcaggtacagCATCActcccagcaacagcaacatcatccacAGCAACACCATGCGCAACAAGCGgcactgttgcagcagcagcaaatgttgGCCGCCCAGCGGCAGCAAAACTTTTCACCAGCGATCCAGGATTCCGGCATTGGTTCGGCCGGAAGTGGTGGTTCATACGCTGCCTCGACTCCCGCTACCTCTACCCAGCTCGCATCCGAGTGGGATCCGGAGCTGAACGAAATACTTAACCACGTTATCGAGATTGCACCGGAAGGAGACTTCCCCGAGAGTGAACTCAACAGTATCTTAG GCTTAAGACCGATCGAATCGTCGTCCGCGTCAACGGTGGTGCCGTCACCGTCCAGTCAGCCAGATATTCACGAGAAGCTGGCCATCAACGCCATCCAGAAGTCGTTGATGCAGTACGAAAACGTTAGCTCTCCGatgcagccacagcagcagcagcagcaacagcaacaacagcaacaacagcaacaacagcagcagcagcatcaggctCAGTTCAGTGGAAGCCCACCGGCCTACCCAATGCATGCCATGGGCGGtcctggtggtgctagtggtacTGGCACAGGACCAACCATGAACCCCACTGGAGGAGGACCAGGTgccggttctggttctggtgcaGGTGCTTTGGGTAGCACCGTTGGTTCGATTGGCTCCGTTGGCACTTCTGGTGGTactatgcagcagcagcagcaacagtctcAAGCAGGACCGAACCCGAACTTTACACCTCCTCCCGTATATCCGCAACGAATGCGAATACCCGGAGGTGGTCAGGGTAGCGGTGGACAACTCGGCAATGGCAATCCCGGTGTCACACCCAACATGATCGCTATGCAGAAGCTGCACCAAAGGGAACGGATActgcaggaacagcagcgcaCCCGActgttgcaacagcagcagaaacaacacATGGTGGTACCGTCCAATCCGACGGCGACCTCAGATTTAGGTC CACCAAATGTGGCGTTGGCGCGAGCGAACAGCGTACCAGACTCACAGCTAAGTCCTGGTTTCTCAACGAGTttgatgcagcaacagctcagTCCTAGCCAACGGGCTCAACTAAGTCCGCAACAAGCAG GATTCCAAGGTAATCCGTTCAACAACAACCCAGGTCATCGGCTATCGCCCCAGCTGCCACAGATGATGCCCGGATTCGGTAATGCTGGCGGAAATGTCAATCAGCAGCTCTcaccgagaccaccaccattcggtgggactggtagtggtggcggacAAGCGATTAACCCACCGAACGTTATTGCACCCGGCCaatcccaacaacagcaacagcagcagcagcaacaacagcagcagcagcaacagcaacagcaatggcaACAGAATGCTGCAAGGCTTTCGATTCAACAGCAAAATCCGATGCTCAATGCCCAGCTTTCG TCCGTTGGTGGATTCAATTCGGCACCGAACCGACAGTTTGTGGGTCCGGCGCAACGCCAGCAAAGAAACACGTTAAACAGTCCCGGCAGtgcgcgacagcagcagcagcaacagcagcagcaacaacagggcGCATTCGGTGCAggaatggtggatggtggaggtTTCCCCGGACCACCTAGCCCTTCGCCTGTTGGTGTGTCCGCACCGAACTTTGCCAATACCGTATTCgctaaccagcagcagatgaggCTTCAACGGCAGGGCAGCGTACCAGCGCCTCAAGCTACCCAGCACTTGCCAG AATTTTTTGGTGGAAACACGAGTCGGTGA